Proteins encoded in a region of the Pseudomonas sp. PDNC002 genome:
- a CDS encoding cbb3-type cytochrome c oxidase subunit 3, which translates to MDIGTIRGLGTVIVMVAFVGVLLWAYGGKRKERFDEDALLPFADDPVAKRHAEQEQASRSNNA; encoded by the coding sequence ATGGATATCGGGACCATTCGCGGCCTCGGCACCGTCATCGTGATGGTTGCCTTCGTCGGCGTACTGCTCTGGGCTTACGGCGGCAAACGCAAGGAGCGCTTCGACGAAGACGCGCTGCTGCCCTTCGCGGATGACCCGGTAGCCAAGCGGCACGCTGAGCAAGAGCAAGCTTCTAGGAGCAACAACGCATGA
- the ccoN gene encoding cytochrome-c oxidase, cbb3-type subunit I: protein MSTAISPTAYNYKVVRQFAIMTVVWGILGMGLGVYIASQLVWPQLNLDLPWTSFGRLRPLHTNLVIFAFGGCALFATSYYVVQRTCQTRLVSDSLAAFTFWGWQAVIVLAGITLPLGYTSSKEYAELEWPIDILLAIVWVTYALVFFGTVMKRKTKHIYVGNWFYGAFILVTAMLHIVNSMEIPVTAFKSYSIYAGATDAMIQWWYGHNAVGFFLTTGFLGMMYYFVPKQAERPIYSYRLSIVHFWALITLYIWAGPHHLHYTALPDWAQSLGMVMSLILLAPSWGGMINGMMTLSGAWHKLRTDPILRFLVVSLAFYGMSTFEGPMMAIKTVNSLSHYTDWTIGHVHAGALGWVAMISIGSLYHLIPKVFGREQMHSVGLINAHFWLATIGTVLYIASMWVNGITQGLMWRAVNADGTLTYSFVEALQASHPGFIVRALGGAFFASGMLLMAYNTFRTVRGFKQADADAAAQIPAVGAH from the coding sequence ATGAGCACAGCAATCAGTCCGACTGCTTATAACTATAAGGTCGTCCGCCAGTTCGCCATCATGACGGTGGTCTGGGGGATACTTGGAATGGGGCTCGGTGTTTACATCGCCTCACAGTTGGTTTGGCCCCAGTTGAACCTGGACCTGCCGTGGACCAGTTTCGGGCGCCTGCGTCCGCTGCACACCAACCTGGTGATTTTCGCCTTCGGCGGCTGTGCTCTGTTTGCCACCTCCTACTACGTCGTACAGCGCACCTGTCAGACCCGCCTGGTCTCCGACAGCCTCGCCGCCTTCACCTTCTGGGGTTGGCAAGCGGTGATCGTGCTGGCCGGCATCACCCTGCCGCTGGGCTACACCTCCTCCAAGGAGTACGCCGAGCTGGAATGGCCGATCGACATCCTGCTGGCCATCGTCTGGGTGACCTACGCACTGGTGTTCTTCGGCACCGTGATGAAGCGCAAGACCAAGCACATCTACGTGGGCAACTGGTTCTACGGCGCGTTCATCCTGGTGACCGCCATGCTGCACATCGTCAACAGCATGGAAATCCCGGTAACCGCCTTCAAGTCCTACTCGATCTACGCCGGCGCGACCGACGCGATGATCCAGTGGTGGTATGGCCACAACGCCGTGGGCTTCTTCCTGACCACCGGCTTCCTGGGGATGATGTACTACTTCGTACCCAAGCAGGCCGAGCGTCCGATCTACTCCTACCGCCTGTCCATCGTGCACTTCTGGGCGCTGATCACCCTGTACATCTGGGCCGGCCCGCACCACCTGCACTACACCGCGCTGCCGGACTGGGCTCAGTCCCTGGGCATGGTGATGTCCCTGATCCTGCTGGCTCCGAGCTGGGGTGGCATGATCAACGGCATGATGACCCTCTCCGGCGCCTGGCATAAGCTGCGCACCGACCCGATCCTGCGCTTCCTGGTGGTCTCCCTCGCCTTCTACGGCATGTCCACCTTCGAAGGCCCGATGATGGCAATCAAGACCGTCAACTCCCTGTCGCACTACACCGACTGGACCATCGGCCACGTACACGCCGGCGCTCTGGGCTGGGTTGCGATGATCTCCATCGGCTCCCTGTACCACCTGATTCCGAAGGTCTTCGGTCGCGAGCAGATGCACAGCGTTGGCCTGATCAACGCCCACTTCTGGCTGGCTACCATCGGTACCGTGCTGTACATCGCCTCCATGTGGGTCAACGGCATCACCCAGGGCCTGATGTGGCGCGCGGTCAACGCCGACGGCACCCTCACCTACTCCTTCGTGGAAGCCCTGCAGGCCAGCCACCCGGGCTTCATCGTCCGTGCGCTGGGCGGCGCGTTCTTCGCCTCCGGCATGCTGCTTATGGCCTACAACACCTTCCGTACTGTGCGCGGTTTCAAACAGGCTGACGCCGATGCCGCTGCCCAGATCCCCGCAGTAGGAGCTCACTGA
- a CDS encoding alpha/beta family hydrolase, producing MSLLRNRPAGELSATLILAHGAGAPMDSPFMDDIAARLAACGIAVLRFEFPYMAMRREDGRRRPPNPQKQLLECWRQVYAQVRAEVPGKLAIGGKSMGGRMASLLADELGVDALVCLGYPFYAAGKPEKPRVAHLAELKTPTLIIQGERDALGDRPTVKGYALSPAIQLHWLAAADHDLKPLKSSGLTHAQHLDSAAARIAAFLAP from the coding sequence TTGTCGCTGCTGCGGAACCGGCCCGCGGGCGAGCTGTCGGCGACGCTGATCCTGGCCCATGGCGCCGGCGCGCCGATGGATAGCCCGTTCATGGATGACATCGCCGCGCGCCTGGCCGCGTGCGGCATCGCCGTGCTGCGATTCGAGTTCCCCTACATGGCGATGCGGCGGGAGGATGGCCGGCGGCGGCCGCCGAATCCGCAGAAGCAGTTGCTGGAGTGCTGGCGGCAGGTCTACGCGCAGGTGCGCGCCGAGGTGCCCGGCAAGCTGGCCATCGGCGGCAAGTCCATGGGAGGGCGCATGGCGAGCCTGCTGGCGGACGAACTGGGCGTCGACGCCCTGGTCTGCCTCGGCTATCCGTTCTATGCCGCTGGCAAGCCGGAGAAACCCCGTGTCGCGCATCTCGCCGAACTCAAGACGCCGACCCTGATCATCCAGGGCGAACGCGATGCGCTGGGCGACCGCCCCACGGTCAAGGGCTACGCGCTGTCGCCGGCCATCCAGCTGCATTGGCTGGCGGCCGCCGACCATGATCTCAAGCCGCTCAAGTCCTCCGGGCTGACCCACGCGCAGCATCTGGACAGTGCCGCCGCGAGGATCGCGGCGTTTCTCGCTCCATAA
- the cprA gene encoding cationic peptide resistance protein CprA (CprA (cationic peptide resistance A) is an SDR family oxidoreductase by homology), translating into MTPDYAERIATPTTRFTSGAAHSLLLTGATGFLGGAVAANLIAEGHTSALLFLVRAESPTQGLERLRDNLRLHCVPECDLDVLLESQILCGDLLDTAWMQGERARLMRVEQVINCAAVASFSKNPSIWPVNVEGTFAFARLLSQSRNLKRFLHVGTAMCCGPQRESPVRESWDFPDSEEQLVDYTASKAEIERRMREELPNLPLVVARPSIVVGHRELGCRASGSIFWVFRMGFALESFTCGLDEQIDVIPVDYCAEALVALALKPTLNHGLYHISAGHGSACTFGEIDQAYADARGEAPVGKRYRKVSSDDLRELAGSFESRIGKANPRLVLRALRLYSGFADLNYLFDNQRLLDEGIAAPPRFTDYVDVCVHSSRDVSIPAQMQWDFK; encoded by the coding sequence ATGACCCCCGATTACGCTGAACGCATTGCCACCCCAACCACCCGATTCACCTCCGGCGCCGCGCACAGCCTGTTGCTGACGGGCGCCACCGGCTTCCTCGGCGGCGCGGTCGCCGCCAACCTGATCGCCGAGGGACATACCTCGGCCTTGCTGTTCCTCGTACGTGCCGAGTCGCCCACCCAGGGGCTGGAGCGCCTGCGTGACAACCTGCGCCTGCACTGCGTGCCGGAGTGCGACCTGGACGTCCTGCTGGAAAGCCAGATCCTGTGTGGCGACCTGCTCGATACCGCCTGGATGCAAGGCGAGCGCGCACGCCTTATGCGCGTGGAGCAGGTGATCAACTGCGCAGCTGTCGCCTCGTTCTCGAAGAACCCGAGCATCTGGCCAGTGAACGTCGAAGGCACCTTCGCCTTCGCCCGCCTGCTCAGCCAGTCGCGCAACCTCAAGCGCTTCCTGCATGTCGGTACGGCCATGTGCTGCGGGCCGCAGCGCGAGTCGCCGGTGCGCGAGTCCTGGGATTTCCCGGACAGCGAAGAGCAACTGGTGGACTACACCGCCTCCAAGGCCGAGATCGAGCGGCGCATGCGCGAAGAGTTGCCGAACCTGCCGCTGGTGGTGGCACGCCCCTCCATCGTGGTCGGCCATCGTGAGCTGGGTTGCCGCGCCTCGGGCAGCATCTTCTGGGTATTCCGCATGGGCTTCGCCCTGGAGAGCTTTACCTGCGGACTGGACGAGCAGATCGATGTGATTCCGGTGGACTACTGCGCCGAGGCGCTGGTCGCCCTGGCACTCAAGCCCACCCTGAACCACGGCCTCTACCACATCTCCGCCGGCCATGGTTCGGCCTGCACCTTTGGCGAGATCGACCAGGCCTACGCCGATGCCCGCGGCGAAGCGCCGGTGGGCAAGCGTTACCGCAAGGTCAGCTCGGATGACCTGCGCGAACTGGCGGGCAGCTTCGAAAGCCGCATCGGCAAGGCCAACCCGCGGCTGGTGCTGCGCGCGCTGCGTCTGTATAGCGGCTTTGCCGACCTCAACTACCTGTTCGACAACCAGCGCCTGCTCGACGAAGGCATCGCCGCGCCGCCACGCTTCACCGATTACGTGGACGTCTGCGTGCACTCATCGCGGGATGTGAGCATCCCGGCTCAGATGCAGTGGGACTTCAAGTAA
- the ccoO gene encoding cytochrome-c oxidase, cbb3-type subunit II: MKHEVLEKNVGLLALCMAVAVSIGGLTQIVPLFFQDVTNTPVEGMKPYTALQLEGRDVYIREGCVGCHSQMIRPFRAETERYGHYSVAGESVWDHPFLWGSKRTGPDLARVGGRYSDDWHRAHLYNPRNVVPESKMPAYPWLVENKLDGKDTAKKLEVMRVMGVPYTDDDIAGASDAVKGKTEMDAVVAYLQVLGTSIKNKR, encoded by the coding sequence ATGAAACACGAAGTACTCGAGAAAAACGTCGGCCTGCTGGCCCTGTGCATGGCCGTCGCCGTGAGCATCGGCGGCCTGACCCAGATCGTCCCGCTGTTCTTCCAGGACGTGACCAACACCCCGGTGGAAGGCATGAAGCCCTACACCGCCCTGCAACTGGAAGGCCGTGACGTCTATATCCGCGAAGGCTGCGTGGGCTGCCACTCGCAGATGATCCGTCCGTTCCGCGCCGAGACCGAGCGCTACGGCCACTACTCCGTCGCCGGCGAAAGCGTCTGGGACCACCCGTTCCTGTGGGGCTCCAAGCGTACCGGCCCGGACCTGGCCCGCGTCGGCGGCCGCTACTCCGACGACTGGCACCGCGCGCACCTCTACAACCCGCGCAACGTGGTCCCGGAGTCGAAGATGCCCGCCTACCCCTGGCTGGTCGAGAACAAGCTCGACGGCAAGGACACGGCGAAAAAACTGGAAGTGATGCGTGTCATGGGCGTGCCCTACACGGACGACGACATCGCTGGCGCCAGCGACGCCGTCAAAGGGAAGACCGAAATGGACGCCGTAGTCGCGTACCTGCAGGTCCTCGGCACCTCCATCAAGAACAAGCGGTGA
- the ccoP gene encoding cytochrome-c oxidase, cbb3-type subunit III: protein MTTFWSLYITVLTVGSLIALLWLVFATRSGQSSNTTDQTMGHAFDGIEEYDNPLPKWWFLLFVGTIVFAAGYLVLYPGLGNWKGILPGYDGGWTQDKQWEREEALAKEKYGPIFAKYAAMPVEEVAKDPQAIKMGERLFATYCSICHGSDAKGAQGFPNLTDSDWRWGGTAQDIQTTILGGRHAAMPAWGEVLGDKGVQDVAAFVTANLDGRKLPEGVTADNVDNGSKLFATTCVACHGPEGKGNPMMGAPDLTHPGAFIYGSSYAQLQQTIRHGRQGQMPAQEQYLGKDKVHILAAYIYNISGQAK from the coding sequence ATGACTACCTTCTGGAGTCTGTACATCACCGTTTTAACAGTCGGCTCGCTGATCGCCCTGCTGTGGCTGGTCTTTGCCACCCGCAGCGGGCAGTCCTCGAACACCACCGACCAGACCATGGGCCACGCCTTCGACGGCATCGAGGAATACGACAACCCGCTGCCCAAATGGTGGTTCCTGCTGTTCGTCGGCACCATCGTGTTCGCCGCCGGCTACCTGGTGCTCTACCCGGGCCTGGGCAACTGGAAAGGCATCCTGCCGGGCTATGACGGCGGCTGGACCCAGGACAAGCAGTGGGAGCGCGAAGAAGCGCTGGCCAAGGAAAAATATGGCCCGATCTTCGCCAAATACGCCGCTATGCCGGTGGAAGAAGTCGCGAAAGACCCGCAAGCCATCAAAATGGGCGAGCGCCTGTTCGCCACCTATTGCTCCATCTGCCACGGCTCGGACGCCAAGGGCGCCCAGGGCTTCCCGAACCTGACCGACAGCGACTGGCGCTGGGGCGGCACTGCCCAGGACATCCAGACCACCATCCTCGGTGGTCGCCATGCCGCCATGCCGGCCTGGGGCGAAGTGCTGGGCGACAAGGGCGTGCAGGACGTGGCTGCCTTCGTCACCGCCAACCTGGACGGCCGCAAGCTGCCCGAAGGCGTGACCGCGGACAACGTCGACAACGGTAGCAAGCTGTTCGCTACCACCTGCGTCGCCTGCCACGGTCCGGAAGGCAAGGGCAACCCGATGATGGGCGCACCTGACCTGACCCATCCGGGCGCGTTCATCTACGGTTCGAGCTACGCGCAACTGCAGCAGACCATCCGCCACGGCCGCCAGGGCCAGATGCCGGCGCAGGAGCAATATCTGGGCAAGGACAAAGTGCACATTCTGGCCGCCTACATCTACAACATCTCCGGCCAGGCGAAGTAA
- the ccoN gene encoding cytochrome-c oxidase, cbb3-type subunit I: MSTTNQTAYNYKVVRQFAIMTVVWGIVGMAVGVLIAAQLVWPDLNLGLPWTSFGRLRPLHTNAVIFAFGGCALFATSYYSVQRTCQTRLFAGPLASFTFWGWQLVILLAAITLPLGMTSSKEYAELEWPIDILITIVWVSYAIVFFGTLMKRKTKHIYVGNWFFGGFILTVAILHVVNNLEIPVSLTKSYSLYSGATDAMIQWWYGHNAVGFFLTAGFLGMMYYFVPKQAERPVYSYRLSIVHFWALIAVYIWAGPHHLHYTALPDWAQSLGMVMSLILLAPSWGGMINGMMTLSGAWHKLRTDPILRFLVVSLAFYGMSTFEGPMMAIKTVNALSHYTDWTIGHVHAGALGWVAMVSIGSLYHMIPKVFGREQMHSVGLINTHFWLATIGTVLYIASMWVNGITQGLMWRAVNSDGTLTYSFVEALAAGHPGFIVRMIGGAIFLLGMLVMAYNVWRTVAAAKPAEMQAAAQMA; this comes from the coding sequence ATGAGCACAACCAATCAGACCGCTTATAACTATAAGGTGGTCCGCCAATTCGCCATTATGACAGTGGTGTGGGGGATCGTCGGCATGGCCGTCGGTGTCCTGATCGCCGCTCAACTGGTGTGGCCGGACCTTAACCTCGGCTTACCGTGGACGAGCTTCGGGCGCCTGCGTCCGCTGCATACCAATGCGGTGATCTTCGCCTTCGGCGGCTGCGCACTGTTCGCCACCAGCTACTACTCGGTGCAGCGCACCTGCCAGACCCGCCTGTTCGCAGGTCCGCTCGCTTCCTTCACCTTCTGGGGTTGGCAGCTGGTGATCCTGTTGGCCGCCATCACCCTGCCGCTGGGCATGACCTCCTCCAAGGAGTACGCCGAGCTGGAATGGCCGATCGACATCCTGATCACCATCGTCTGGGTTTCCTACGCCATCGTCTTCTTCGGCACGCTGATGAAGCGCAAGACCAAGCACATCTACGTGGGCAACTGGTTCTTCGGCGGCTTCATCCTGACCGTGGCGATCCTGCACGTGGTCAACAACCTGGAAATCCCGGTCAGCCTGACCAAGTCCTACTCCCTGTACTCGGGCGCCACTGACGCCATGATCCAGTGGTGGTACGGCCACAACGCCGTGGGCTTCTTCCTGACCGCCGGCTTCCTGGGGATGATGTACTACTTCGTACCCAAGCAGGCCGAGCGTCCGGTCTACTCCTATCGCCTGTCCATCGTGCACTTCTGGGCGCTGATCGCCGTCTACATCTGGGCCGGTCCGCACCACCTGCACTACACCGCGCTGCCGGACTGGGCTCAGTCCCTGGGCATGGTGATGTCCCTGATCCTGCTGGCGCCGAGCTGGGGTGGCATGATCAACGGCATGATGACCCTCTCCGGCGCCTGGCATAAGCTGCGCACCGACCCGATCCTGCGCTTCCTGGTGGTCTCCCTCGCCTTCTACGGCATGTCCACCTTCGAAGGCCCGATGATGGCCATCAAGACCGTCAACGCCCTCTCCCACTACACCGACTGGACCATCGGCCATGTACACGCTGGCGCCCTGGGCTGGGTTGCCATGGTGTCCATCGGTTCGCTGTACCACATGATTCCGAAGGTCTTCGGCCGCGAGCAGATGCACAGCGTGGGCCTGATCAACACCCACTTCTGGCTGGCCACTATCGGCACCGTTCTCTACATCGCCTCGATGTGGGTCAACGGCATCACCCAGGGCCTGATGTGGCGTGCAGTCAACTCCGACGGCACCCTCACCTATTCCTTCGTCGAAGCGCTGGCCGCCGGCCACCCGGGCTTCATCGTGCGGATGATCGGTGGCGCCATCTTCCTGCTGGGCATGCTGGTCATGGCCTACAACGTCTGGCGCACCGTAGCAGCCGCCAAGCCGGCTGAAATGCAAGCCGCGGCGCAGATGGCCTGA